A stretch of the Pelmatolapia mariae isolate MD_Pm_ZW linkage group LG23, Pm_UMD_F_2, whole genome shotgun sequence genome encodes the following:
- the dbt gene encoding lipoamide acyltransferase component of branched-chain alpha-keto acid dehydrogenase complex, mitochondrial produces MAAVTRGSLGAFRRLLLSQQSRRCFQLQSFRCDRTLQPITFRCDRKLQVFSCRGLHVALVNQGPIVQFKLSDIGEGIMEVTVKEWYVKEGDKVSQFDSICEVQSDKASVTITSRYDGVIKKLYYDVDATAFVGKPLVDIETESGSEVIQEEDVVETPAMAREEHTHQEIKGHKTQATPAVRRLAMENNIKLSEVVGTGKDGRILKEDILNFLAKQTGAILPPTPFQEIQTPPPAPAAAPAAAKPVSTKAAVKPPPATPKPVFTGKDVTEPLKGFQKAMVKTMTVALKIPHFGYCDEVDLSRLVALRSELKPLAESRGVRLSYMPFFIKAASLGLHHFPILNASVDEDCQNITYKASHNIGLAMDTSQGLLVPNVKNVQLLSVFEIALELNRLQVLGVSGQLGTADLMGGTFTLSNIGSIGGTYAKPVILPPEVAIGALGKIQVLPRFDAAGQVVRAHIMKVSWSADHRIIDGATMCRFSNLWREYLENPASMVLDLK; encoded by the exons ATGGCGGCGGTGACCAGAGGCTCTCTCGGCGCGTTCAGGCGGCTGCTG CTGAGTCAGCAGAGCCGCAGATGTTTCCAGCTGCAGAGCTTCAGATGTGACAGGACTCTGCAGCCAATAACCTTCAGGTGTGACAGGAAGCTCCAGGTGTTCAGCTGCAGAGGGCTGCATGTCGCTCTGG TGAATCAAGGACCTATCGTGCAGTTCAAACTGTCTGACATCGGTGAGGGAATCATGGAGGTGACCGTCAAGGAGTG GTACGTAAAGGAAGGAGACAAAGTGTCTCAGTTTGACAGCATCTGTGAGGTTCAGAGCGACAAGGCATCGGTCACCATTACCAGCCGCTACGATGGGGTCATCAAAAAGCTCTACTACGATGTAGATGCCACGGCCTTTGTGGGAAAACCGCTGGTGGATAtcgagacagagtctggctcaG AGGTGATccaggaggaggacgtggtagAGACGCCTGCCATGGCTCGAGAAGAACACACCCACCAGGAGATCAAAGGTCACAAGACACAGGCCACCCCTGCAGTCAGACGCCTCGCCATGGAGAACAAT ATAAAGCTCAGTGAGGTGGTGGGGACTGGCAAAGATGGGCGGATCCTGAAGGAGGACATCCTGAACTTCCTGGCGAAGCAAACAGGAGCCATCTTGCCTCCGACACCTTTCCAGGAGATCCAGACTCCGCCCCCGGcccctgctgctgctcctgctgctgccaaGCCTGTGAGCACTAAGGCGGCTGTGAAACCTCCACCTGCTACTCCTAAACCTGTCTTCACTGGCAAGGACGTGACTGAGCCCCTCAAAG GTTTCCAGAAAGCGATGGTGAAGACGATGACTGTGGCACTGAAGATTCCTCACTTCGGTTACTGTGACGAGGTTGATCTGAGTCGCCTGGTGGCTTTGAGGTCAGAGCTGAAACCTCTCGCCGAGAGTCGTGGCGTCAGACTGAGCTACATGCCCTTCTTCATCAAG GCTGCCTCCCTCGGTCTCCACCACTTCCCGATCCTCAACGCCTCGGTGGATGAGGACTGCCAGAACATCACCTACAAG GCGTCCCACAACATCGGCCTGGCAATGGACACGAGTCAGGGTCTGCTGGTTCCCAACGTGAAGAATGTCCAGCTGCTCAGCGTGTTCGAGATTGCCCTTGAGTTGAACCGCCTACAGGTGCTCGGAGTATCGGGTCAGCTGGGCACTGCCGACCTGATGGGGGGCACTTTCACGTTGTCCAACATTGGATCT ATCGGAGGCACGTACGCCAAGCCCGTGATCCTCCCACCTGAGGTCGCCATCGGAGCGCTAGGAAAGATCCAG gTGCTGCCGAGGTTCGACGCTGCCGGTCAGGTGGTCCGTGCTCACATCATGAAGGTCAGTTGGTCAGCAGATCACCGCATTATCGACGGCGCCACCATGTGTCGCTTCTCCAACCTGTGGAGGGAGTACCTGGAGAACCCGGCCAGCATGGTGCTGGACCTCAAATAA